One window from the genome of Garra rufa chromosome 1, GarRuf1.0, whole genome shotgun sequence encodes:
- the LOC141327316 gene encoding uncharacterized protein, with protein sequence MSEADERNHVKMSRSQTKCKDLKKSRAKKSVTCTQCGKSLTNKQNLKIHMRVHTGEKPFTCDQCGKSFSQSSHLKIHLRVHSKEKPYSCHLCGKSFAHLQHLKAHQKRHTGVKDYMCFECEKTFTTAEKLKLHQRIHTGEKPYTCSHCDHRFRQSGLLKRHERIHTGEKPYTCDQCGKSFAHKVQLKSHMSIHTGEKPYICSHCDQRFRLSGVLKTHERIHTGEKPEKLYTCDQCDKTFLRASNLRKHQRVHTKEKPYSCHLCGKSFSCLQYLKEHQKTHTGVREYMCFECEKTFTTAGHLKRHQRIHTGEKPYTCSHCDQRFRLTENLKTHERIHTGEKPYHCTECGICFRHLSALRSHTKNIHSD encoded by the exons ATGAGTGAAGCTGATGAGAGAAATCATGTCAAAATGAGTCGCTCTCAAACCAAAtgcaaagatttaaagaaaagcagAGCCAAGAAATctgtcacctgcactcagtgtggaaagagtttgacaaacaaacaaaaccttaagattcacatgagagttcacactggagagaaacccttcacttgtgatcagtgcgggaagagtttctcacaatcaTCACATCTTAAG ATACACCTGAGAGTTCATTCAAAGGAGAAACCATattcatgccatttgtgtggaaagagttttgcacATCTACAACATTTGAAAGCACATCAGAAAAGACATACTGGTGTGAAAGATTACATGTgttttgagtgtgaaaagacttttacaacagctgaaaaattaaaactgcaccagaggattcacactggagaaaaaccttacacgTGTTCACACTGCGATCATAGATTCAGACAGTCAGGACTCCTGAAAaggcatgagaggatccacactggagagaaaccttacacatgtgatcaatgcgggaagagttttgcacACAAAGTACAACTTAAGAGTCACATgagcatccacactggagagaaaccttatataTGTTCACACTGCGACCAGAGATTCAGACTCTCAGGAgtcctgaaaacacatgagaggatccacactggagagaaacc AGAGAAGCtgtacacatgtgatcaatgtgataAAACATTTCTGAGAGCTTCAAACCTGAGGAAACACCAgagagttcatacaaaggagaagccatattcatgtcatttgtgtggaaagagtttttcatgtttacaatatttaaaagaacatcagaaaacacacactggtgtgagagagtacatgtgctttgagtgcgagaagacttttactacagctgGACATCTGAAACGGCaccagaggattcacactggagaaaaaccctacacgtgttcacactgcgaccagAGATTCAGACTGACAGAAaacctgaaaacacatgagaggatccacactggagagaaaccgtatcactgcactgaatgtgggatctGTTTCAGACATTTATCTGCTCTACGCAGTCACACAAAAAACATTCACAGCGactag